One stretch of Dissulfurimicrobium hydrothermale DNA includes these proteins:
- the kdsA gene encoding 3-deoxy-8-phosphooctulonate synthase, translating into MEGSIVAQQGSERVNVVNIGGFKVGGDEKPLLIAGPCVLEDMDTALLIGEYMAKTASAAGFSYIFKASFDKANRTSISSYRGPGIERGLEMLMDIKARLGIPVLSDIHTPDQAERAARVLDCIQIPAFLCRQTDILVAAARTGRPVNIKKGQFMAPWDMKYAIKKVRESGNNQVIVTERGVSFGYNNLVVDMRGLAIIRGLGAPVIFDATHSVQLPGGGDGCSSGQREFVPLLARAAMAAGVDGVFMEVHPRPDEARCDGPNSLSLDDAGSLLKVLARIKEACGGPY; encoded by the coding sequence ATGGAGGGTAGTATAGTGGCACAGCAGGGTTCCGAGCGGGTTAATGTGGTGAATATAGGCGGCTTTAAGGTCGGCGGCGATGAGAAGCCGCTTTTGATTGCTGGTCCATGTGTGCTTGAGGATATGGATACCGCCCTTTTGATCGGTGAATATATGGCCAAAACGGCCAGCGCCGCTGGTTTTTCTTATATCTTTAAGGCATCCTTTGACAAGGCCAATAGGACATCCATCAGTTCGTACAGAGGACCTGGGATTGAAAGGGGTCTTGAGATGCTTATGGATATCAAGGCGAGGCTTGGGATTCCAGTGCTGTCCGATATACACACCCCAGATCAGGCCGAAAGGGCGGCACGGGTCCTGGACTGTATCCAGATACCGGCCTTTTTGTGCAGACAGACGGATATCCTGGTTGCGGCGGCAAGGACTGGGCGTCCAGTCAATATCAAAAAAGGCCAATTCATGGCCCCCTGGGACATGAAATATGCAATCAAAAAGGTAAGGGAGTCAGGAAACAATCAGGTGATTGTTACCGAGCGGGGCGTATCCTTTGGATACAATAACTTGGTGGTTGATATGCGCGGGCTTGCTATCATCCGAGGCCTCGGTGCGCCCGTCATCTTCGATGCAACCCACAGCGTGCAGCTTCCAGGCGGCGGCGATGGTTGTTCTTCAGGTCAGCGGGAATTTGTGCCGCTTCTTGCAAGGGCCGCAATGGCCGCAGGGGTGGACGGCGTATTCATGGAGGTTCATCCGAGGCCTGATGAGGCGAGATGTGATGGGCCTAATAGCCTTTCCCTCGATGACGCTGGATCGCTTTTGAAGGTCTTGGCTAGGATCAAGGAGGCCTGCGGTGGCCCATATTGA
- a CDS encoding KdsC family phosphatase codes for MAHIDMQILLAKAARIRLFISDVDGVLTDGSIVYNAKGEQIHAFNVQDGFGLKLLKRAGIEVALISSRTSMAVEKRAMELSIERVFQGRTEKMTVYKTILAELGIKDEDAAYIGDDWADLPLLKRVGLSVAVSDAAYPLHDHVDYVTQRGGGKGAVREVCDLILKAQNKWGVFLNEDLNLGSDLG; via the coding sequence GTGGCCCATATTGACATGCAGATACTATTGGCCAAGGCAGCTCGTATAAGGCTCTTTATTTCAGATGTCGATGGGGTTTTAACCGATGGCTCGATAGTCTATAATGCCAAGGGCGAACAGATCCACGCCTTCAACGTACAAGATGGGTTTGGACTCAAATTATTGAAAAGGGCGGGGATAGAGGTTGCACTGATCAGCTCCCGTACCTCGATGGCCGTTGAGAAACGGGCTATGGAATTGTCCATAGAAAGGGTTTTTCAGGGTCGGACTGAGAAAATGACCGTTTATAAGACGATCCTTGCCGAATTAGGCATAAAAGACGAAGATGCGGCCTATATTGGCGACGATTGGGCGGATCTGCCTCTTCTAAAGAGGGTCGGGTTGTCGGTGGCCGTTTCAGATGCAGCATATCCATTACACGATCATGTTGACTATGTTACGCAAAGGGGCGGAGGCAAGGGCGCAGTACGGGAGGTGTGTGATCTTATCTTGAAGGCGCAGAACAAGTGGGGTGTATTTTTAAATGAAGACTTGAACCTTGGATCAGACCTGGGTTAA
- the hpf gene encoding ribosome hibernation-promoting factor, HPF/YfiA family, translating to MRINVTFRHCDQSDELRNYVETRFQKLKKYVDGPVEMNVVLSVEKFRNMAEVVVRGDGIRAAAKEEQNDMHTTIDLLSDKIERQLKRFRERIRDKKGAPALIQVAAEEAEEGGDHMIIIEKMPIKPMPVDEAVIQLQTLGRDLLAFHNAETGEINVLYWRKDGVLGLIQP from the coding sequence ATGAGAATAAATGTTACATTTAGGCATTGTGATCAATCTGACGAATTGCGTAATTATGTAGAGACCAGATTTCAAAAATTAAAGAAATATGTCGATGGCCCGGTCGAGATGAATGTCGTGCTTTCCGTTGAGAAATTCAGGAATATGGCTGAAGTGGTTGTCAGGGGAGACGGTATAAGGGCGGCCGCCAAGGAAGAACAGAACGACATGCATACCACCATAGATCTCCTGTCCGACAAGATAGAGAGGCAGCTTAAGAGATTTCGTGAGAGGATCCGCGACAAAAAAGGCGCACCGGCCCTGATCCAGGTTGCGGCTGAAGAGGCGGAGGAGGGCGGGGATCACATGATAATAATAGAAAAGATGCCGATAAAGCCAATGCCGGTGGATGAGGCCGTCATTCAACTCCAGACGCTGGGCAGAGATCTGCTTGCCTTTCATAACGCCGAGACTGGCGAGATAAATGTGCTATACTGGCGGAAGGACGGCGTCCTTGGCCTGATCCAGCCATGA
- the lptB gene encoding LPS export ABC transporter ATP-binding protein, with product MVTLEALNLTKRYGKRLVVNNICLELSDHSIVGLLGPNGAGKTTTFYIIAGLIQPNEGTVSLDGRDVTRLPMHERAKMGITYLPQEPSVFRHLTVSDNLRLVFEERGLSRDEIEVRVAKMLGDMGLEALAGHMAHSLSGGERRRLEVLRALATDPRFMLLDEPFAGIDPLAVSDLQGIIRGLKERGIGVLISDHNVRETLTVCDRAYIVNDGAIVEEGPPTHIASSAFVKKIYLGESFRL from the coding sequence GTGGTTACACTAGAGGCCTTAAATCTTACAAAGCGCTATGGCAAGAGGCTTGTTGTAAACAACATATGCCTCGAGCTCAGCGATCACAGCATAGTCGGCCTCTTAGGGCCGAATGGTGCTGGCAAAACCACCACTTTTTATATCATAGCGGGTCTTATTCAGCCCAATGAAGGGACGGTTTCTTTGGATGGGCGTGATGTGACCCGGCTTCCTATGCACGAGAGGGCGAAGATGGGGATAACGTATCTTCCACAGGAGCCATCTGTCTTTAGACATCTTACCGTTTCGGACAATCTCCGCCTTGTATTCGAGGAGAGGGGGTTGTCTCGTGACGAGATAGAGGTAAGAGTCGCAAAAATGTTGGGGGATATGGGCCTTGAGGCGCTGGCGGGTCATATGGCACATTCCCTTTCTGGGGGAGAGAGACGTCGCCTGGAGGTGCTGAGGGCCCTTGCTACTGATCCAAGGTTTATGTTGTTAGACGAGCCTTTTGCAGGTATTGATCCGCTTGCCGTTTCAGACCTTCAGGGGATAATCAGGGGGCTTAAAGAGCGCGGTATAGGGGTGCTCATCTCTGACCACAACGTCCGCGAAACCTTGACTGTGTGCGACCGCGCCTATATTGTTAATGACGGGGCCATTGTTGAGGAAGGTCCACCCACACATATAGCCTCAAGCGCTTTTGTGAAGAAGATATATCTGGGGGAATCTTTTAGACTTTAA
- a CDS encoding cob(I)yrinic acid a,c-diamide adenosyltransferase, whose translation MNERSRERGYVHIYTGDGKGKTTAALGLTLRAVGAGWRVFWGQFLKEGEFSEIKAMRSFGGQVVVQQYGAGRFIRGRPCEEDIKLARKGFDEIKGIVRGGLYDMVVMDEINVAMHYGLIGFDEMKELLESRPSGVEIILTGRWADETLFKDADVVTEMRCIKHYYERGITARVGVEK comes from the coding sequence ATGAACGAAAGAAGCAGAGAAAGGGGTTACGTACATATTTATACAGGAGACGGCAAGGGCAAGACTACAGCCGCATTGGGTCTTACCCTTAGGGCTGTTGGTGCAGGTTGGAGGGTCTTTTGGGGCCAGTTTTTGAAAGAAGGGGAGTTCAGCGAGATCAAGGCCATGAGGTCATTTGGTGGACAAGTGGTCGTACAACAATACGGTGCAGGACGTTTTATCAGAGGAAGGCCGTGTGAGGAAGATATAAAGCTTGCCAGAAAGGGGTTTGACGAGATAAAAGGGATAGTAAGGGGTGGGTTGTATGATATGGTGGTTATGGATGAGATTAATGTGGCCATGCATTATGGACTCATAGGGTTTGATGAGATGAAGGAATTGCTCGAATCAAGACCCTCTGGTGTGGAGATAATACTTACCGGCAGATGGGCGGATGAAACCCTTTTTAAAGATGCCGATGTCGTAACGGAGATGCGTTGTATCAAGCACTATTATGAAAGAGGCATAACGGCCAGGGTGGGGGTGGAAAAATAA
- the rpoN gene encoding RNA polymerase factor sigma-54: MVLELKQNLKLTQQLVMTPQLQQAIKLLQLSRAELIDTINEELRSNPVLEEDEAGDSYSSTDGQGSEGLVDTDGSIQWEESVLPSLASTELEKTPWEDKAIEDVDWKQFWDEDRKNVIQAYSFEEKESPDYENLLTCSANLAEYLMWQLQMSRMDDEERAIGGLIIGNLDENGYLKASVQELAGEIGCATQKVEAVLRQIQMFDPVGVAARDLKECLLIQIEHLGVSDPLVRDLIIKYFKDVERHNYQVIAKATGRSIDDVLNSVTIISHLEPYPGRSYNTEETHYIVPDIYVYKIEDEYIVTLNEEDIPRLKINAFYREALTKEVSSNDVKDFIHDKLKSAIWLIRSIEQRQKTIFKVTTSIVKFQREFLDKGIDYFKPLKLRDVAEDVQMHESTISRVTTNKYVQTPQGLFELKFFFSRGINRENGEDIATHSIKQKIKQLVQSEDSSRPYSDKKIVELLEKDNIHIARRTVAKYREMLGISPSSHRKRINTKS, translated from the coding sequence ATGGTCTTGGAACTCAAACAAAACCTCAAACTTACCCAGCAGTTGGTCATGACGCCACAGCTGCAGCAGGCCATAAAGCTCCTCCAATTGTCAAGGGCCGAGCTGATAGATACGATAAACGAAGAGCTCCGGTCGAATCCGGTTCTTGAAGAAGATGAGGCTGGTGATTCATACAGCAGCACGGATGGGCAAGGGTCAGAAGGCCTTGTCGACACAGATGGATCAATCCAGTGGGAAGAATCGGTCCTTCCGAGTTTGGCGTCCACTGAGCTTGAAAAGACACCATGGGAAGACAAGGCCATTGAAGATGTGGATTGGAAGCAATTTTGGGACGAAGATAGGAAAAATGTCATCCAGGCCTATTCCTTTGAAGAAAAGGAGTCCCCCGATTATGAAAATCTCCTGACTTGCTCAGCAAATCTTGCAGAATATCTTATGTGGCAACTACAGATGTCCCGCATGGATGACGAAGAGCGGGCGATAGGTGGTCTGATAATAGGCAATCTGGATGAAAATGGCTATTTAAAGGCATCTGTCCAGGAATTGGCTGGCGAGATCGGTTGCGCCACACAGAAGGTCGAGGCGGTCTTGAGACAGATACAGATGTTTGATCCTGTTGGTGTCGCGGCCAGAGACCTGAAGGAGTGTCTGCTGATCCAAATCGAGCATCTTGGCGTATCCGATCCCTTAGTCAGGGATTTGATCATCAAGTATTTTAAAGATGTTGAGAGGCATAATTACCAAGTAATAGCAAAGGCGACTGGGAGGAGTATTGATGATGTCTTGAATAGTGTAACTATAATAAGTCATCTAGAGCCATATCCTGGTAGATCTTATAATACAGAAGAAACTCATTATATAGTACCTGATATATATGTTTATAAGATAGAAGATGAATATATAGTAACTTTGAATGAAGAAGATATACCAAGACTTAAAATCAATGCCTTTTATCGTGAAGCATTGACTAAAGAGGTTTCATCAAATGATGTTAAAGATTTCATACATGATAAGTTAAAGTCTGCAATTTGGTTGATCCGTAGCATTGAGCAACGACAAAAGACAATTTTTAAAGTTACTACAAGCATAGTAAAGTTTCAAAGAGAATTTTTAGATAAAGGTATTGATTATTTTAAACCATTAAAATTAAGAGATGTAGCTGAAGACGTCCAAATGCATGAATCGACAATCAGTAGAGTTACAACAAATAAATATGTCCAAACACCTCAAGGGCTATTCGAGCTTAAATTTTTCTTCAGTAGAGGTATTAATAGAGAGAATGGTGAAGATATAGCTACTCATAGCATCAAACAAAAAATAAAACAGTTGGTTCAATCTGAGGATTCATCAAGACCTTATAGTGACAAAAAAATAGTTGAATTGCTGGAAAAAGATAATATCCATATAGCAAGGAGAACTGTAGCCAAGTATAGAGAAATGTTGGGAATATCACCATCCAGTCACAGAAAACGCATCAATACTAAATCGTAA
- a CDS encoding CTP synthase has protein sequence MKTKFIFITGGVLSSLGKGLAAASLGALLEARGLKVTFQKLDPYINVDPGTMNPFQHGEVFVTDDGTETDLDLGHYERFTNAKLGKRHNYTSGRIYYSVISKERRGDYLGGTVQVIPHITDEIKQAILQLDGEADIALVEIGGTVGDIEGLPFLEAIRQLRGNLGKEHTLYIHVTYVPYIKTAGELKTKPTQHSVKELRAIGIQPDILLCRSEIPLSSAIKSKIALFCDVKEDRVITAKDVKCIYEVPLKFHEEGLDERVVEALNMWTRAPVLTLWEDFIARARQPQHRVRIAMVGKYVDLTESYKSLNEALFHGGVANSAEVEIDFINSEEMYGKELEDRLSMADGVLVPGGFGSRGIAGKLEAITYARKNNIPFFGICLGMQLAVIEFARNVAGIPMADSTEFAPSTPDPVIYLMREWFDYQTGKIEKRDEGSDLGGTMRLGAYPCRFVAGTKAHAAYKKDEIFERHRHRYEFNNDYRERLEGAGLILSGLSPNGELVEIVELPGHPWFVGCQFHPEFKSRPLDPHPLFAAFIQAALARRLGS, from the coding sequence ATGAAGACAAAATTCATATTCATTACAGGCGGCGTGCTTTCTTCGCTAGGTAAAGGCCTTGCAGCGGCATCTCTGGGCGCTCTTCTTGAGGCGAGAGGTCTCAAGGTGACTTTTCAGAAACTCGACCCCTATATAAATGTTGACCCTGGTACCATGAATCCGTTTCAGCATGGAGAGGTCTTTGTTACGGATGACGGGACTGAGACCGACCTTGACCTCGGGCACTACGAACGTTTTACCAATGCAAAGCTCGGCAAGCGGCATAATTACACATCAGGACGTATCTATTACAGTGTTATTTCAAAAGAAAGGAGGGGTGATTACCTCGGCGGTACCGTCCAGGTCATTCCGCACATTACAGACGAGATAAAGCAGGCGATACTGCAGCTCGACGGCGAGGCCGATATAGCCTTGGTCGAGATAGGCGGGACGGTGGGAGACATAGAAGGCCTTCCGTTTCTTGAGGCCATAAGGCAGCTCAGGGGCAACCTCGGCAAGGAGCATACCCTTTACATACATGTTACATATGTCCCTTACATCAAGACCGCCGGCGAGCTGAAGACGAAACCGACTCAGCACAGCGTAAAGGAGCTTCGCGCCATAGGCATACAGCCTGACATCCTCTTGTGCCGTTCCGAGATCCCGTTGTCGTCTGCCATAAAGTCCAAGATAGCCCTCTTTTGCGACGTAAAGGAAGACAGGGTTATAACGGCCAAGGACGTCAAATGCATATACGAAGTCCCGCTAAAATTTCATGAGGAAGGCCTCGATGAGCGCGTGGTCGAGGCCTTGAATATGTGGACAAGGGCGCCGGTCTTAACACTGTGGGAGGATTTTATCGCGAGGGCGAGACAGCCCCAGCACAGGGTCCGGATCGCTATGGTGGGCAAGTATGTAGACCTCACTGAGTCATACAAGAGTCTGAACGAGGCTTTGTTTCATGGTGGCGTTGCAAATAGTGCCGAGGTTGAGATTGATTTCATCAACTCTGAGGAGATGTATGGAAAGGAGCTGGAAGATCGACTTTCAATGGCGGATGGGGTTTTGGTGCCAGGGGGCTTTGGCTCCAGAGGCATTGCAGGGAAGCTCGAGGCTATTACCTATGCAAGAAAAAACAATATTCCGTTTTTCGGCATATGTCTCGGCATGCAGCTTGCAGTCATAGAGTTTGCAAGAAATGTGGCCGGCATCCCTATGGCCGATAGCACTGAGTTTGCACCATCTACACCTGATCCGGTGATCTATCTCATGCGGGAGTGGTTTGATTATCAAACGGGAAAGATCGAAAAACGCGATGAGGGTTCCGACCTTGGTGGTACGATGAGACTCGGTGCCTACCCGTGCAGGTTTGTAGCGGGCACCAAGGCCCATGCGGCATATAAAAAAGATGAGATATTCGAAAGACACAGGCACAGATATGAATTCAACAATGATTATAGAGAGCGCTTGGAAGGGGCGGGCTTGATACTTTCCGGGCTTTCTCCGAACGGGGAGTTGGTTGAGATCGTGGAGCTTCCTGGTCATCCGTGGTTCGTGGGTTGTCAGTTTCATCCCGAGTTTAAATCAAGGCCCCTTGACCCGCACCCGCTTTTTGCTGCATTCATACAGGCCGCCCTTGCAAGGAGGTTAGGTTCTTAA
- the lptC gene encoding LPS export ABC transporter periplasmic protein LptC has translation MRFNWRYFLWIVVAGLTLLILLGPWQRERFGRKGLAGGPFGAYEADIVVDGLKYTHNIGDQPQWMLKADTAKMYQGRGIMYLKGVEINFFQKGGKKIVATADYGNYKVNSVLVLNGRVVVNLPSGQVLKTATLDLDQKKGLIWTKDRVVIRGNGLVMNGNGLEYDLKLGRLKVRSQTSAISSQGSMEF, from the coding sequence TTGAGGTTTAATTGGCGATATTTTCTCTGGATTGTAGTGGCTGGATTGACATTGCTTATCCTGTTGGGTCCGTGGCAGAGGGAGAGGTTTGGGCGTAAAGGTCTTGCAGGCGGACCCTTTGGGGCTTATGAGGCGGATATTGTGGTAGATGGATTGAAATATACCCACAATATCGGTGATCAGCCTCAATGGATGCTCAAGGCTGATACTGCAAAGATGTATCAAGGTAGAGGCATTATGTATTTAAAAGGCGTTGAGATAAATTTTTTCCAAAAAGGTGGTAAAAAGATAGTGGCGACCGCGGATTATGGAAATTATAAAGTCAACAGCGTCCTTGTCCTTAACGGCAGGGTCGTCGTAAACCTGCCGAGCGGCCAGGTATTGAAAACCGCCACACTGGATCTTGACCAGAAAAAGGGGCTTATCTGGACGAAAGATAGGGTAGTTATAAGGGGCAATGGCCTTGTTATGAACGGCAATGGTCTTGAATATGACCTTAAGTTGGGGAGGCTAAAGGTGAGATCCCAGACATCCGCAATTTCATCCCAAGGTTCAATGGAGTTTTAA
- the lptA gene encoding lipopolysaccharide transport periplasmic protein LptA, with amino-acid sequence MKKRMVASQFGPPARQVCISFLFVFVTVLGLVSPGFSQTGAASNDRELVNTRDKGAIHIKSDLMEVMDQKGTAVFTGHVVATKDDMVIDCDKLEVFYSKQEQPSKASQEGKKAIDKIVATGHVRITKGGKVATGEKAVYEKQAEKITLSGSAQVWEGPNRVKGNVITLFLNENRSVVQGGGKEKVEAVVYPSEK; translated from the coding sequence ATGAAAAAACGTATGGTTGCATCGCAATTCGGCCCGCCTGCCAGGCAGGTATGTATATCTTTTCTTTTTGTCTTTGTGACTGTTTTAGGTCTTGTCTCGCCTGGTTTTTCCCAAACAGGAGCGGCCTCGAACGATCGAGAGCTAGTAAATACCCGGGATAAGGGGGCTATACATATAAAGAGCGACCTTATGGAGGTTATGGATCAGAAGGGCACGGCCGTCTTTACAGGTCATGTTGTAGCTACAAAAGACGATATGGTCATAGATTGCGACAAACTCGAGGTCTTTTATTCTAAGCAGGAGCAGCCGTCAAAGGCCTCGCAGGAAGGCAAGAAGGCCATAGACAAGATAGTCGCGACAGGACATGTGCGCATAACAAAAGGGGGGAAGGTCGCTACCGGCGAAAAGGCGGTTTATGAAAAACAGGCCGAAAAGATTACGCTTTCAGGCTCTGCACAGGTCTGGGAAGGGCCGAACAGGGTAAAGGGGAATGTGATCACCTTATTTCTCAATGAAAACCGTAGTGTAGTCCAGGGCGGAGGTAAAGAGAAGGTCGAGGCCGTGGTCTATCCGTCGGAAAAATAA